From the genome of Halomonas sp. I5-271120, one region includes:
- a CDS encoding class I SAM-dependent methyltransferase: protein MSDDLNYKLYGEFGDRYDLHTPPHHYVHDHAFVIKQACGVGGEGRLLDLGCGTGVLLEKALAAGLDPLGIDSAPKMIECARARVGRNRVQLLPMQELEHEQVFDCLVSLSWSLNYCRDLDELRDVFRRCYRMLRPGGGLVLQVAHAPSAATEMPSFNVDLESGPGGPEDIVLHYRFWSDGPQKLLAEYEFECVSTAEHFKERHELRVADVRLLTSILAEIGFVNIEMLDSWRGEAFLHSISPFVLARRSLR from the coding sequence ATGAGCGACGACCTTAACTACAAGCTCTATGGCGAGTTCGGTGATCGCTACGATCTGCACACGCCGCCTCACCATTACGTCCATGATCACGCCTTTGTGATCAAGCAAGCATGTGGAGTCGGTGGTGAAGGTCGGCTCCTCGACCTCGGCTGTGGCACCGGTGTACTACTCGAGAAGGCCCTAGCGGCCGGACTCGACCCGCTCGGCATTGACTCAGCACCCAAGATGATTGAGTGTGCGCGTGCACGTGTCGGCCGAAACCGAGTGCAGCTTCTGCCGATGCAGGAGCTCGAGCATGAGCAAGTGTTCGATTGTCTCGTGTCGTTGTCGTGGTCGCTCAACTATTGCCGAGACCTCGACGAGCTACGTGACGTGTTTCGACGATGCTATCGGATGTTGCGCCCTGGTGGTGGCCTGGTCTTGCAGGTTGCCCACGCACCAAGTGCGGCCACTGAGATGCCGTCGTTCAACGTTGACTTAGAGAGCGGCCCTGGTGGTCCCGAAGACATCGTGCTGCACTACCGTTTCTGGTCTGACGGGCCTCAGAAGCTGCTCGCCGAGTACGAGTTTGAGTGTGTCTCCACAGCGGAGCATTTCAAGGAGCGTCACGAACTCCGTGTAGCCGACGTGAGGCTCTTAACCTCGATCCTGGCCGAAATCGGCTTTGTAAACATTGAGATGTTAGACAGTTGGCGCGGTGAAGCTTTTTTGCACTCTATTAGCCCCTTTGTTCTTGCTCGGCGGAGTCTGCGGTGA
- a CDS encoding CmcI family methyltransferase, giving the protein MIGQPLRLSRFAVFVDYGDFIEVQHAVRRERHCVDRATYEYLREFLGFSSAPPGFAQWVELGVLVEPFTDTLAGHGPASGSEAALAADYQRWYWRHEIETERDYCWLGEVVVKMPSDLFYLQELLMGAAGRRVLELGRGRGGGVWFLSSVLHLLGGGLVVSVDTDPQEPAIDGSCWSAVGQHMLIGDALSQETLTSVCEITRTFDVIVIDLGGDLRRNLAALGAWVEFVSKGGTVVIEDLWGHDDEEALQAIDEFLLEHRNFGLCEYAVRHPLLKGIGLRRSLK; this is encoded by the coding sequence GTGATCGGGCAGCCGCTTCGATTGAGCCGCTTTGCTGTGTTTGTGGACTATGGCGACTTCATTGAAGTCCAGCACGCTGTCCGCAGAGAGCGGCATTGTGTCGATCGTGCAACTTACGAGTATCTGCGTGAGTTCTTGGGATTTAGTTCCGCCCCGCCCGGCTTCGCGCAGTGGGTTGAGCTGGGCGTGCTCGTCGAGCCCTTCACCGACACGCTCGCAGGTCATGGTCCAGCATCAGGCTCGGAAGCAGCGCTGGCTGCCGATTATCAGCGCTGGTATTGGCGGCATGAGATCGAGACCGAGCGAGACTACTGTTGGCTGGGTGAGGTTGTGGTCAAGATGCCGAGCGACCTGTTCTATCTGCAGGAGCTGCTCATGGGCGCTGCAGGCCGGCGAGTGCTCGAACTCGGTAGAGGGCGTGGAGGCGGAGTCTGGTTTCTGTCTAGCGTGCTGCACCTGCTGGGGGGGGGGCTTGTGGTTTCGGTTGATACCGATCCCCAAGAGCCGGCGATCGATGGGTCATGCTGGTCTGCGGTCGGGCAGCATATGCTGATTGGTGACGCTCTGAGTCAAGAGACCCTGACCTCTGTGTGCGAAATTACGCGGACTTTTGACGTGATCGTGATCGACCTAGGCGGCGATCTTCGCCGGAACCTAGCCGCGTTGGGGGCCTGGGTTGAGTTTGTGTCTAAGGGGGGCACAGTGGTGATCGAAGATTTGTGGGGTCATGATGACGAGGAAGCACTCCAAGCTATCGATGAGTTCTTGCTCGAACATCGGAATTTTGGATTATGTGAGTACGCCGTCAGGCATCCGCTGCTAAAGGGGATTGGGTTGCGACGAAGCCTGAAATAA
- the tnpB gene encoding IS66 family insertion sequence element accessory protein TnpB (TnpB, as the term is used for proteins encoded by IS66 family insertion elements, is considered an accessory protein, since TnpC, encoded by a neighboring gene, is a DDE family transposase.) translates to MIRIDEIWLATEPLDMRAGPDTALARVVKVFGAARPHCAYLFANRRGNRMKVLVHDGLGIWLCARRLNQGKFHWASHRHGDRVELCPEQVTALVQGLPWQRLGAGGVISVV, encoded by the coding sequence ATGATCCGCATCGACGAGATCTGGTTGGCGACGGAGCCGTTGGATATGCGCGCCGGACCGGATACGGCACTGGCCCGGGTGGTGAAGGTCTTCGGTGCCGCCCGACCGCACTGTGCCTATCTGTTCGCCAACCGGCGCGGCAACCGTATGAAGGTGCTGGTTCACGATGGCCTGGGCATCTGGCTGTGCGCCCGGCGTCTGAACCAGGGCAAGTTCCACTGGGCCAGCCACCGGCACGGCGATCGCGTCGAGCTCTGCCCAGAGCAGGTCACGGCGCTGGTTCAGGGCCTACCCTGGCAACGTCTCGGCGCCGGTGGCGTGATCTCGGTGGTCTGA
- a CDS encoding toprim domain-containing protein, producing MPTKDHAYLRRKGVAPGSNRQLGSLMLVPLVDGTRLVNVQTIATDGTKRFLKGGRKQGCYHPIGAFDTDRPLLICEGWATGMTLHAETGLAVACAMDAGNLMPVARYLRSRYPGASIIVACDNDHATVGNPGVTKGRAAAEAVGGRAIWPALDGIEGASDYNDLALLDREVAV from the coding sequence ATGCCGACAAAGGATCATGCCTATTTGCGGCGCAAGGGCGTTGCGCCCGGCTCGAATCGCCAGCTGGGCAGCTTGATGCTGGTGCCGCTGGTCGACGGCACCCGGCTGGTGAATGTGCAGACCATTGCCACCGATGGCACCAAGCGCTTTCTGAAAGGAGGCCGCAAGCAGGGCTGCTATCACCCCATCGGAGCCTTCGACACCGACCGACCGCTGCTGATCTGTGAGGGCTGGGCGACCGGTATGACGCTGCACGCGGAGACTGGCTTGGCCGTGGCCTGCGCGATGGATGCTGGCAACCTGATGCCCGTGGCCCGCTATCTTCGCAGTCGCTATCCCGGCGCCAGCATCATCGTCGCCTGCGATAACGACCACGCCACCGTGGGCAATCCAGGTGTCACCAAGGGCAGGGCGGCCGCCGAGGCAGTGGGGGGGCGCGCGATCTGGCCGGCCCTGGATGGTATCGAGGGCGCCAGCGACTACAACGACTTGGCCCTGTTGGACCGGGAGGTAGCCGTATGA
- a CDS encoding YfjI family protein: protein MNATFAAIQQATDDLLPKPLPTSLPPVAPFDSRMLPEAVRDYVMDVADRQQSPPDFVAVATICGLAALLGRKLLIRPKQNDDWTVTPNQWGIIIGRPSAMKSPSIKEALRPLDNIERQARQQQQQESKAFAAESKLCEFERKEVELTAKGLFKEGKRQQALKLLAGTETKKLPTRQRIIVNDTTVEKLGELLNENANGLLLVRDELAGWLSKLAQDDYQVDRAFYLECFDGNGRYTYDRIGRGTIEIENCTLSLVGGIQPSKLAQLVRAAIRGTVDDGLVQRLQLAVWPDDPGSWRWRDRAPNAQARERFDQAFEKLHGLPFPAQDKQPPIWRFTAAAQTMFVDWMERLQAQARRCDIHPALESHLLKMPQTVAGLALLFEVLDDQSGSVGEVATARAMDWAYYLSSHAERIYSMSSNGGVEGARLIHERRDKLPSFFTSRDVQRKGWIGLDSPEAVRDALDTLVDYQHLMALEVPSSTQGGRPTTRYTWHPSLVKM from the coding sequence ATGAATGCGACCTTTGCAGCAATTCAGCAGGCGACCGACGACCTGCTGCCCAAACCGTTGCCTACTAGTCTGCCCCCCGTCGCGCCCTTCGACTCGAGGATGCTGCCTGAGGCAGTTCGCGACTATGTCATGGATGTGGCCGACCGCCAGCAAAGCCCGCCCGACTTCGTGGCCGTTGCCACTATTTGCGGTCTGGCGGCGTTGCTGGGACGCAAGCTACTGATTCGCCCCAAGCAGAACGATGACTGGACTGTGACGCCTAACCAATGGGGCATCATCATTGGTCGGCCTTCAGCCATGAAGTCGCCGAGCATCAAAGAGGCGCTGCGTCCGCTTGATAATATCGAGCGCCAGGCTCGCCAGCAGCAGCAACAGGAATCCAAAGCATTTGCGGCTGAGTCGAAACTTTGTGAGTTTGAAAGGAAAGAGGTTGAGTTGACTGCCAAGGGCTTGTTCAAAGAGGGCAAGCGGCAGCAGGCTTTGAAGCTCTTGGCAGGTACTGAAACCAAAAAACTGCCGACTCGGCAGCGCATTATTGTGAATGACACCACTGTCGAGAAACTGGGTGAGCTGCTAAATGAAAACGCCAATGGCTTGCTCTTGGTACGAGACGAGCTCGCTGGCTGGCTCAGCAAGTTGGCTCAAGATGACTATCAAGTTGACCGTGCTTTCTATCTGGAGTGCTTCGACGGCAACGGTCGTTACACCTATGACCGCATCGGGCGGGGCACCATCGAAATTGAGAATTGCACCTTGTCGCTGGTTGGAGGTATTCAGCCGAGCAAGCTTGCCCAGTTGGTGCGAGCTGCCATCCGAGGTACTGTCGATGATGGCTTGGTGCAACGCTTGCAATTGGCTGTATGGCCAGATGACCCAGGGAGCTGGAGGTGGCGTGACCGGGCACCAAATGCACAAGCCCGTGAGCGGTTCGACCAGGCTTTCGAAAAGCTGCATGGCTTGCCCTTCCCCGCCCAGGATAAACAGCCGCCTATCTGGCGCTTCACAGCCGCAGCACAAACCATGTTTGTGGATTGGATGGAGAGGCTGCAGGCTCAAGCTCGGCGTTGTGATATTCATCCTGCGCTGGAGTCCCACCTGCTGAAGATGCCACAAACTGTGGCAGGGTTGGCGCTGTTGTTCGAGGTGCTGGACGACCAAAGTGGCAGCGTAGGGGAGGTGGCAACCGCCCGGGCAATGGACTGGGCATACTACCTGAGCAGCCATGCTGAACGGATTTACAGCATGTCCTCCAATGGTGGTGTCGAGGGCGCTCGGTTGATTCATGAGCGACGTGACAAACTGCCTTCCTTCTTCACCAGTCGAGACGTGCAGCGCAAGGGCTGGATCGGGCTGGATTCCCCCGAGGCCGTGCGTGATGCGCTCGATACACTGGTGGACTACCAGCATCTCATGGCTTTAGAGGTTCCTTCTTCCACTCAAGGCGGTCGCCCGACCACCCGTTACACTTGGCATCCATCGCTGGTGAAAATGTAG
- a CDS encoding class I SAM-dependent methyltransferase: MSEVIRTHFFDYAEDKRLDERNVHFWRALVGHVQADGCVLPGATVLDIGCHRGGLLELVHERLRPSKLIGLEPLISARRAAAQRLARFATEIQLVGSDGWSELPDASVDLILGHEILQYISDPSWLMAEIRRVLAPGRFAYLVLGCHTENPLWVNWKHELEELGHVVYDHSPLELMAAGSHAGLKPSVRPLRDTGWVFHDPSVSGSFSYPSVGALLKHQFRHKLLFRFENRE; the protein is encoded by the coding sequence GTGTCTGAGGTCATTCGTACGCACTTCTTCGATTATGCGGAAGATAAGCGTCTAGACGAGCGCAATGTTCATTTTTGGCGGGCGCTCGTCGGTCATGTGCAGGCTGATGGTTGCGTATTGCCTGGTGCGACAGTGCTCGATATCGGCTGTCATCGTGGTGGACTTCTGGAATTGGTGCATGAGCGCTTAAGGCCGTCGAAGCTTATAGGTCTAGAGCCGCTCATTAGCGCGAGACGCGCGGCTGCCCAACGTCTCGCTCGTTTCGCGACCGAGATTCAATTGGTTGGTTCCGATGGCTGGTCCGAGCTCCCCGATGCGAGTGTGGACCTCATCCTTGGTCATGAGATCCTGCAATATATCAGCGATCCTTCGTGGCTGATGGCAGAGATACGTCGGGTGCTCGCACCAGGCCGTTTTGCGTACTTAGTCCTAGGTTGCCACACGGAAAACCCATTGTGGGTCAACTGGAAGCATGAACTCGAAGAGCTGGGTCATGTTGTCTACGATCACTCACCACTCGAATTGATGGCTGCAGGTTCACACGCTGGGCTCAAACCTTCGGTTCGTCCTCTACGAGATACCGGCTGGGTATTCCACGATCCGAGTGTATCCGGATCGTTCTCGTATCCTTCGGTCGGAGCGCTGCTCAAACATCAATTCCGCCATAAGCTGCTATTTCGATTCGAGAACCGAGAATGA
- the istA gene encoding IS21 family transposase — protein MIHKIKALHDDGQGLSIRAIGQELGISRNTVRKYLRQEVATIEAAQSNREREKKLDAHRDYIAYLLRTFPRLSSVKVARKLREKVGELAVSERTLRRYVQQVKSTVASRQRRYYEPVLDMVPGVQCQVDPGELREVMIGGEPSPLYFVVFVLSYSRLTYVGVSLSPLDTVTFIRLHDEAFRYFGGLPEECVYDQTKMVVISEQFRELEVNQRFHEYATAAGFRIHACCGYDPESKGKVEAGVKYAKQDAFYGETFRDEADLRAHVQQWLDDVANVRIHGTTGQQPRAHFDAEERGHLRPYLTPVCVGREADGLAPRRVDKTGLIAWQANKYSVPMAYQQGRVGVREEDDRLSIHDLESGDEIATHALHLGKGRTLRNEAHYRDHRQQEADLEQAIARCLGEPLGGQLCARLRESMPRHYKDQLRAARKLLEGEDALDRALIGDWVTRERLTAGRLKERLAAARLAKARGRDGDDDAPSGAFTPPPDLSQYARLGRSSGQQEVTHGAA, from the coding sequence ATGATTCACAAGATCAAAGCGTTACACGATGACGGACAGGGCCTCTCCATCCGTGCCATCGGCCAGGAGCTGGGTATCTCTCGTAACACCGTCCGTAAGTACCTGCGCCAGGAGGTGGCCACCATCGAGGCGGCGCAGTCCAACCGGGAACGCGAGAAGAAGCTCGATGCCCACCGCGACTATATCGCCTACCTGCTGCGCACCTTCCCTCGGCTGAGCAGCGTCAAGGTCGCCCGCAAGCTGCGCGAGAAGGTCGGCGAGCTGGCAGTCTCGGAACGCACCCTGCGTCGCTACGTCCAGCAGGTGAAGAGCACCGTGGCCAGCCGGCAGCGTCGCTACTACGAGCCGGTGCTCGATATGGTGCCCGGCGTGCAGTGCCAGGTGGATCCGGGCGAACTGCGCGAGGTGATGATCGGCGGCGAGCCGAGCCCCCTGTACTTCGTGGTGTTCGTGCTCTCCTACTCGCGCCTGACCTATGTCGGCGTCAGTCTGTCGCCGCTCGATACCGTCACCTTCATCCGCCTGCACGACGAGGCGTTCCGCTACTTCGGTGGCCTGCCGGAGGAGTGCGTCTACGACCAGACCAAGATGGTGGTGATCAGCGAGCAGTTCCGCGAGTTGGAGGTGAACCAGCGCTTCCACGAGTACGCCACCGCCGCCGGCTTCCGGATCCACGCCTGCTGCGGCTATGACCCGGAGAGCAAGGGCAAGGTCGAGGCCGGGGTGAAGTACGCCAAGCAGGATGCTTTCTATGGCGAGACGTTCCGCGACGAGGCCGACCTGCGCGCTCATGTGCAGCAGTGGCTCGACGACGTCGCCAACGTGCGCATTCACGGCACCACCGGTCAGCAGCCGAGGGCCCACTTCGACGCCGAGGAGCGGGGCCACTTGCGCCCCTACCTGACGCCAGTCTGCGTGGGCCGCGAGGCTGACGGCCTGGCCCCGCGCCGGGTCGACAAGACCGGGCTGATCGCCTGGCAGGCCAACAAGTACTCGGTGCCGATGGCCTACCAGCAGGGCCGCGTCGGGGTGCGGGAAGAAGATGATCGCCTGTCGATCCATGACCTGGAGAGCGGCGACGAGATCGCCACCCATGCCCTGCACCTGGGCAAGGGCCGCACGCTGCGCAACGAGGCCCACTACCGCGATCACCGCCAGCAAGAGGCCGACCTGGAACAGGCCATCGCCCGGTGCCTCGGCGAGCCCTTGGGAGGCCAGCTGTGTGCGCGCCTGCGCGAGAGCATGCCGCGTCACTACAAGGACCAGCTGCGCGCCGCCAGAAAGCTGCTGGAGGGCGAGGACGCGCTGGATCGGGCGCTGATCGGCGACTGGGTCACCCGTGAGCGCCTCACCGCCGGCCGTCTCAAGGAGCGCCTGGCGGCGGCCCGGCTGGCCAAGGCGCGCGGGCGAGATGGCGATGATGACGCCCCGTCCGGCGCCTTCACGCCGCCCCCGGACCTGAGCCAGTACGCCCGACTTGGCCGCTCCAGCGGCCAGCAGGAGGTGACCCATGGGGCAGCTTGA
- a CDS encoding IS30 family transposase, with product MTYCYRHLTAEDRAAIMMMRTTHSIRAISCHLGRAPSTVSREIARHTIDSIKGYDASLAGYRARLTRHRPRQRPKLHPDGELFEVVVHLLRKYWSPQQIARTLKRMSPNDSHRQVSHEAIYNALYVMPRGSLKKELIACLRQGNGKRRPRSRGSDRRQQIPDLVSIHMRPPEIEDRLMPGHWEGDLIIGANNRSAVGTLVERTTRLVILAKVDGTTAAAVGFSDKLNEVPRSLRLSMTYDPGREMVKHAEITQKTGTAIYFADPHSPWQRGSNENTNGLLRQYLPKGTDLSVYRQEELDAIADSLNTRPRKTLDWRTPLEVYAEVPKKSVAGPGTLQ from the coding sequence ATGACCTACTGCTACCGCCATCTCACTGCTGAAGACCGAGCTGCCATCATGATGATGCGAACGACTCACTCGATCCGAGCTATCTCCTGTCATCTGGGCCGTGCCCCGAGTACCGTATCGCGTGAAATCGCTCGCCATACGATTGACTCCATCAAAGGCTACGATGCCAGTCTCGCCGGCTACCGGGCCCGCCTAACGCGTCATCGGCCACGTCAGCGCCCCAAGCTGCATCCCGACGGCGAGTTGTTCGAGGTCGTGGTCCATCTGCTGCGCAAGTACTGGTCACCGCAGCAAATAGCCCGCACACTGAAACGCATGTCTCCCAACGATTCACATCGACAAGTTTCTCATGAGGCCATCTACAACGCGCTCTATGTGATGCCCCGTGGCAGCCTCAAAAAAGAGCTCATCGCCTGTTTGCGGCAGGGCAACGGCAAGCGTCGGCCACGCAGCCGTGGCTCAGATCGACGCCAGCAGATTCCCGATCTGGTCAGTATCCACATGCGGCCGCCTGAGATCGAAGACCGCTTGATGCCTGGCCATTGGGAGGGCGACCTCATCATTGGCGCCAATAATCGCTCCGCGGTCGGTACATTGGTGGAGCGCACCACGCGGCTGGTGATCCTGGCGAAGGTGGATGGCACCACGGCGGCGGCGGTTGGCTTCAGCGACAAGCTCAATGAAGTGCCTCGATCCCTGCGTCTGTCCATGACGTACGACCCAGGCAGGGAGATGGTTAAACATGCCGAGATCACCCAAAAGACCGGTACGGCCATCTACTTCGCTGACCCGCATAGCCCATGGCAGCGGGGCTCGAATGAGAACACCAACGGGCTGTTACGGCAGTACCTGCCGAAAGGCACGGATCTCTCTGTCTACCGCCAGGAAGAACTCGACGCGATCGCGGACTCACTAAACACGCGGCCGCGCAAGACACTGGACTGGCGCACGCCACTGGAAGTGTACGCCGAGGTGCCCAAGAAATCGGTCGCCGGTCCCGGCACCCTTCAATAG
- a CDS encoding TauD/TfdA family dioxygenase, with amino-acid sequence MSVPELKLSTPVRETLIALAIRGSLEFYEALALVPMQRRALATELASPYWRAFVADLARTWMMRDHAVIRGLPVLGDGTTSLLLALALDAEFKTYRGEKIVKHFKMSPWTTELSQSLRDGHFHTDLSTADEPPHVTLIHCRAPDPSEGYGVVRVVRLCELLAELQRRGAVKALQLLLTDNVEMVDERAQGSWSGIMASESTIRFHPETLRAAERRGARFTDTLEYQLDTIHNAALAASEPIELGVGDALLVSNVRALHYRGDCTVQYLEFPRRFKAREIHVLHLRDEPTWPK; translated from the coding sequence ATGAGCGTTCCTGAGCTGAAGCTATCTACTCCCGTGAGAGAGACCCTAATCGCCCTTGCTATTCGTGGGTCGCTTGAATTTTACGAAGCACTAGCGCTCGTCCCCATGCAGCGACGAGCGCTCGCTACTGAACTCGCCTCACCCTACTGGCGGGCTTTCGTTGCAGATCTTGCTCGAACTTGGATGATGCGCGACCACGCTGTCATTCGTGGACTTCCTGTACTTGGAGACGGTACCACGTCGCTGCTTCTCGCACTCGCATTAGATGCCGAGTTCAAGACTTACCGTGGAGAGAAGATCGTCAAGCACTTCAAGATGTCTCCGTGGACCACAGAGCTTTCTCAGAGTTTGCGCGATGGCCACTTCCATACTGATTTAAGTACGGCTGACGAGCCTCCGCATGTAACCTTGATCCACTGTCGAGCGCCTGACCCGAGCGAGGGTTACGGTGTTGTCCGTGTCGTTCGGCTCTGTGAACTCCTAGCGGAACTTCAACGGCGCGGAGCCGTCAAGGCTTTGCAGCTTCTGCTCACCGACAACGTTGAGATGGTTGATGAGCGTGCACAAGGATCTTGGTCCGGGATTATGGCGAGTGAATCGACTATTCGTTTTCACCCTGAGACTCTAAGGGCGGCCGAGCGGCGCGGGGCTCGCTTCACCGATACACTTGAATATCAGCTCGACACGATCCACAACGCTGCACTTGCGGCGTCCGAGCCAATCGAACTTGGGGTGGGTGACGCGCTATTAGTTTCTAATGTCCGCGCACTCCACTATCGTGGTGATTGTACGGTCCAATACTTGGAATTTCCTCGACGCTTCAAAGCCCGGGAGATTCATGTTCTCCATCTACGGGACGAGCCTACATGGCCCAAATAG
- the istB gene encoding IS21-like element helper ATPase IstB: MGQLELTAGRYRSLRLGAIAGGLTDLLAQAEANEVSYLAFADMLVEHERQTREAKRVDLYRRQAGFPSDKRLEGFDYRHQTTITKRQVNALLDFAFLDNRENLVFIGPPGVGKTHLAIGIGQKAIEAGYRVLFRNALDLVEELELAEMKGELKKTLHKLAKVDALVIDELGYLPMSRQARYALFQLINRFYEHRSLIITTNKDFTSWGEFFHDDNVAVPIVDRIIHHSHLYLLGGESYRLKQKTLS, encoded by the coding sequence ATGGGGCAGCTTGAGCTGACCGCCGGGCGCTATCGCAGCCTGCGCCTCGGTGCCATCGCCGGGGGCCTCACCGACCTGCTGGCCCAGGCCGAGGCCAACGAGGTCTCCTACCTGGCCTTCGCCGACATGCTGGTCGAGCACGAGCGCCAGACCCGCGAGGCCAAGCGCGTCGACCTCTACCGGCGACAGGCCGGGTTTCCCAGCGACAAGAGGCTGGAGGGCTTCGACTACCGGCACCAGACCACCATCACCAAGCGCCAGGTCAACGCCCTGCTCGACTTCGCCTTCCTCGACAACCGCGAGAACCTGGTGTTCATCGGCCCGCCGGGGGTCGGGAAAACACACCTGGCGATCGGCATCGGCCAGAAGGCCATCGAGGCAGGCTACCGGGTGCTGTTCCGCAACGCCCTGGACCTGGTCGAGGAGCTGGAACTCGCCGAGATGAAGGGGGAGCTGAAGAAGACGCTGCACAAGCTCGCCAAGGTCGACGCCCTGGTGATCGATGAGCTGGGGTATTTACCGATGAGCCGGCAGGCGCGCTACGCCCTGTTCCAGCTGATCAACCGGTTCTATGAGCACCGCTCGCTGATCATCACCACCAACAAGGACTTCACCAGCTGGGGGGAGTTCTTCCACGACGACAACGTGGCGGTGCCGATCGTTGACCGGATCATCCACCACTCGCACCTCTACCTGCTCGGCGGGGAGAGCTACCGGTTGAAGCAGAAGACGCTCAGCTGA
- a CDS encoding transposase encodes MTDLSVPEAPRKRRRFTTAFKARIVEACLQSGASVAGVALEHSLNANLVHKWIRAARQRTAAPEAPAFVPVPMASASLPVARQNQVTDRIRLTIPHPNGPMVIEWPASEADACRSLIRELLA; translated from the coding sequence ATGACTGACTTAAGCGTGCCGGAAGCCCCTCGGAAGCGTCGTCGCTTCACCACCGCGTTCAAGGCAAGAATCGTTGAGGCCTGCCTGCAATCGGGTGCCTCCGTGGCCGGGGTTGCCCTGGAGCACAGCCTGAATGCCAACTTGGTCCACAAGTGGATCCGCGCCGCCCGCCAGCGGACTGCCGCGCCAGAAGCACCGGCGTTTGTGCCGGTGCCCATGGCCAGTGCCTCATTACCGGTCGCTCGCCAAAATCAGGTGACGGACCGTATTCGCCTCACGATCCCGCACCCCAACGGCCCGATGGTCATCGAGTGGCCTGCCTCGGAGGCCGACGCGTGTCGATCTCTGATCCGAGAGCTGCTCGCATGA